In a single window of the Branchiostoma floridae strain S238N-H82 chromosome 2, Bfl_VNyyK, whole genome shotgun sequence genome:
- the LOC118409730 gene encoding 3-oxoacyl-[acyl-carrier-protein] reductase FabG-like: MTSTKVALVTGGTRGIGYGIAQELASAGYSLILGYKENHQRAEGAKAELEETYKVRVFVVAGGTEDKATADAYFACVDENFDGKLTALVHNAGGFFESTPPPPKPDANGSWFAGWEAYEYYQNIYAKCFLRLVEKAVTRMEDERGYIVAVSGVGCNSNTSPSLPYFTIGTAKSSMEYMVRNYAKQLAPRRITCNTIIPGMIDTEAWAPVRERIGTGGMEGMVSRLVGMKRWGTPKDVGGVAAFLCSEKASFITGVAIPVDGAFHLK, translated from the coding sequence ATGACGTCTACCAAGGTCGCTCTCGTCACCGGAGGTACCCGCGGTATCGGGTACGGGATCGCCCAGGAGCTGGCGAGCGCAGGATACAGCCTCATCCTGGGGTACAAGGAGAACCATCAGCGCGCCGAAGGTGCCAAGGCCGAGCTTGAGGAGACCTACAAGGTGCGCGTGTTCGTGGTCGCAGGGGGGACGGAGGACAAGGCCACGGCGGACGCCTACTTCGCGTGTGTCGACGAGAACTTCGACGGCAAGCTAACGGCGCTGGTTCACAACGCCGGCGGTTTTTTCGAATCGACGCCTCCACCCCCCAAGCCAGATGCTAACGGAAGCTGGTTCGCAGGCTGGGAGGCGTACGAGTACTACCAGAACATCTACGCGAAGTGCTTCCTTCGGCTGGTGGAAAAGGCCGTGACTCGCATGGAAGACGAGCGCGGCTACATCGTCGCCGTGTCCGGGGTCGGCTGCAACAGTAACACGAGTCCCAGCCTTCCGTACTTCACCATAGGCACGGCCAAATCCAGCATGGAGTACATGGTGAGGAACTACGCCAAGCAGCTGGCGCCCAGGCGCATCACCTGTAACACCATCATCCCGGGAATGATCGACACGGAAGCGTGGGCACCGGTGAGGGAGAGGATCGGGACCGGCGGGATGGAAGGCATGGTGAGCAGGCTGGTCGGGATGAAGCGCTGGGGCACCCCGAAGGACGTCGGCGGCGTCGCGGCGTTCCTCTGCTCGGAGAAGGCGTCCTTCATCACCGGCGTGGCCATACCTGTGGACGGAGCCTTCCATCTCAAGTAG